A region of the Cannabis sativa cultivar Pink pepper isolate KNU-18-1 chromosome 3, ASM2916894v1, whole genome shotgun sequence genome:
tggcagaacttcccatactccgaaaagatatcgcccgagtctcccgaagaCAAAAAGGCGATGACTCTGACTCCGACTGTGAAgaccgggagccttgtgccaagcacatcctggaagcgtagctccccaaaaattttaagatgcccgaaatggcagcttatactggGAACTCAGATCCAAGCGATCacctgtcacgattcaaccgagtcatgacagtcatgagagtcagcaacgACGCCAAGTGTTTGTGCTTCCCGCAAACTCTAAGCGGATTCGCAGAagagtggttcaagaaactggaaccaggatccgtggattGCTGGAATAAGTTGCAAACcagcttccggagacagtttttCGCCGCAAGGAAGGTTAATCTGGAGGTcagcgccttgactaacatcaagcagctgccCACGGAAACATTGAAGAATTTCATAAAGAGGTTCAAGGAAGAAGCCTTAAAAACCAAGAAAgtcgatgacggacaacagctcgCTCTTCTCCAAacaggcatccgtacagggactccattctggaaTGAGTTATAGGAAGAAGGAGCTTCCAACCTTCAAGATTTCtcgaagagagtccaaaaatatatcaacctggAAGAGGCCCAAACAGTGGCCTATGggggatactatcccaccgggatagcaggatatgtGCCCAAAGCTCAGCTCCCAGGCACTTTGCCAGTAGCCGCTCCACCGATGAGCGGCATACAATTTTCTGTTACTCCCGGATATAGTCAAGGTCAGGCCTTGGCCCCTGCATCTTCCCACTTTGGAAATCCCTCGGGGATGAATGGACAAGCCCCGTCGCACTCCGCCCCGGCCACAAGTTTAGCCGGTCCTTCTCAAGGCTCAAGGAGCAAGAGATCCTCTAAAGGTAGCAACTGGACGGAGGATAAGCGAcaaaaaagggggtacactccccaatatacccagtacacggagctaacggactcccaagagcgggTGTATTTTGCTACCAggaaaaatacacactaccggagaccgccTCCTCTATACAAGGATAGCTGGACCCcagtaaaagatgcgagtaccacaacgacattgggcacaacaccaatgaatgcaagaatctcaaggatGAGATCGAAAACTTGATCCGATTGGGACATCTttacgagtggatcaagaacCGGTTGCCTCACCTCAATCTGGTTCAGGCAGCGGGAGCTTTGCCTCAAGGAGCACCAGGGGGTGTGGCCGGAGCATTAGCCCCAGTCGCTCCCCCCGGAGATGCCCAGCATATCCCTGGCCTGCCACCGAGACCCAACGGGAGAGTGGCTATGATCTCAGGAGGACCTCACATCGGAGGAACTACCCGTAAGGAGCTCAAACGATACGTAGGGGCCGTGAAACAtgatgaggtttgggaggttactcaactcccagctcaaaggcccggctaatggaccaacccattaCATTCACAGAGG
Encoded here:
- the LOC133036002 gene encoding uncharacterized protein LOC133036002 codes for the protein MAAYTGNSDPSDHLSRFNRVMTVMRVSNDAKCLCFPQTLSGFAEEWFKKLEPGSVDCWNKLQTSFRRQFFAARKVNLEVSALTNIKQLPTETLKNFIKRFKEEALKTKKVDDGQQLALLQTGIRTGTPFWNEL